TACCGTCAGCCGTTCTTATACCCTTGGGCTCAATCGACTCGATACCCTCTGTCACCAAATGGGCATTTTCTTTTTGCATGGCGGGATAAAACGTTTCTGACCAAATAAAGCGCTTACATCCCGGCTTATAATCTGGGGTCAGCTTGGCCCTTAAGTCTGGGTCTTTAATTTCACCTAGGCGATCCATGCACTGCTGCTTGAGATTGGCAGTAGTCTGTCCCGTGGTATCAACAAGAATACCATCTACCATCTTCTCAATGCTTTTAAGCATTCTATTGGCCGTATCCTGCATACGCTGCGGATCATCTCTTAAAGCTTGGCGCTGAGATTCACTAACGTCGGGATTGCCGCCAATAAAGGGCGCAACCCAATGGGCTGTGCGTTGAAATAACTCTAGGCTTGCTACTTCATCAATAATTGCAGGCACTAATTGGGTACAGGTGGCGCCGTTACCAATAACACCAACTCGCTTGCCTTTTAAATTTAGGCTTTCATCCCACTTGCCGGTGTGAACCAAATCTCCAGCAAAATCGTCCATACCGGGTATGTCTGGATAATTGAGGTTTCTCAGCACCCCAGTCGCCATAATGACAACGTCAGCGATATCACTTTCGCCATCAGTGGTTTTGATATGCCATTTATTATCCAGAAAGTCGGCTTCAGCGACTTCCTTATTAAACTGAATATAGCTATTCAAATCGTATTTAGCAGAGACGTTGCGGCAATACGCCCGAATCTCCTGCCAAGCAGGATATTGGCGACTAAATTCTGGGCTGCGCTCAAAGGAAAAGGTATAAGACATTGCCGGCACATCGCAGGTCAGACCGGGATATTTATTGGTCTCCCAAGTACCGCCAACATTGGCATTTTTTTCATATACCGTAACATTGCTATATCCGGCCTCTAGCAACTTTATAGCGCAGGCCATTCCGGAAAAACCGGCGCCGACGACAATTACTTTCTTATTGGATTTTTTCTCAAATACCATTGCAATCTAACTCCAGCATTAACTCTTGTAGACTATCAGACGCTGCTCACATGATGCATATACTCAATCCCTATAGAATACTAAAATGCGCAAAATGAATCAGAATCAAGCAGGCTAATACATGCTCAGATAATGAGCTTATTAGCTACTAATAATTGAAGCTA
This portion of the Zhongshania sp. R06B22 genome encodes:
- a CDS encoding flavin-containing monooxygenase; this translates as MVFEKKSNKKVIVVGAGFSGMACAIKLLEAGYSNVTVYEKNANVGGTWETNKYPGLTCDVPAMSYTFSFERSPEFSRQYPAWQEIRAYCRNVSAKYDLNSYIQFNKEVAEADFLDNKWHIKTTDGESDIADVVIMATGVLRNLNYPDIPGMDDFAGDLVHTGKWDESLNLKGKRVGVIGNGATCTQLVPAIIDEVASLELFQRTAHWVAPFIGGNPDVSESQRQALRDDPQRMQDTANRMLKSIEKMVDGILVDTTGQTTANLKQQCMDRLGEIKDPDLRAKLTPDYKPGCKRFIWSETFYPAMQKENAHLVTEGIESIEPKGIRTADGKLHEMDVLILATGYRMHDYMRPMKIRGEAGVLLDDVWDDGEFALRGVAIPEFPNMFMIMGPNSPLTNFSVIEVAEWQIGYFMPLIEQILSGEFLSVQASAEATKIFNDKLIASMPDTIWAAGCNSYYLDKNGNPNVWPDTVASYRESMKTADMKEFVVRWEDRESKVS